The sequence TTtcaccctccccactgccccttcccctctggtaaccactactctgatctctgtatctatgtgtttggtttggtttgttcatttatttgttttctttttcttttcttttttttttttttttgcggtacgcgggcctctcactgttgtggcctctcctgttgcggagcacaggctctggacgcgcaggctcagcggccatggctcgggggcctagccactccgtggcatgtgggatcttcccagactggggcaggaacccgtgttccctgcatcggcaggcggactctcaaccactgcgccaccagggaagccctgtttgtttgctttttatattccAGATATGAGTGAAATCgtatagtatttgcctttctccatctgacttagtCCTCTTTGCATAACACCCTCaacgtccatccatgttatcacaaatgggaatattctcatctttttttacggatgagtggtattccattatgcgtttgtgtgtgtttctgtgtgtgtataacatcttctttatcctttcatctgttgatcgGCACttagtttccatatcttggcaattttaAACAATGCCAAGATGAACACAGGGATGCATATaagttttcaaattagtgttttcgtatTCTTTGGAtgaatacctagaagtgggatagctggatcatacagtagttctctacttaattttttgaggaatctccatactatttccatagtggctgcaccaattttcattccctccaacagtgtatgagggttgccttttctccacaccctcaacaATCCTTGTTATTTAAGTGCGGGCAGCGAACCTAACCCTGTGGGATTCCCAGCGTGCTCCCAGTTGGGAGGGTTGTTTATGAAGGTCTTACTGCGTGCCAAGTCATTAACTggaatgttttatttaatgtttacctAATCCTTACAATTGCTAAAAGTGCCTGCATTCTGGTTTGTTCTAGGTCATAGACAATAAGTGGCATATGTAGTTAGGTGTTATTTTAtggaattaggaaaaaaatctttaagatcTCTGTGTCCATTTCCAAACTAGTAGTTCAGATGTTATGGTGTTGATCTAGACATTGATAATCCTCTGCTGgcagtttagaaaaataaaatgacaagagGAAACTAACAGCCTAGTGGAAGGGAAACACTTGTAAAGTAAACCTGACTCTTCAAATAAGGGTTCCACACTTGCCTTCAGGGGCTATCACTTTTCACCTCCCCAAGCCTGAGAATCAGATGTGAAAAGTGACAAATAACATGACAGTAGAGGCGTCTGCACAACATGGAGTGCTTCTGTGAAGGGAGGGAATGTGGTGGACAGTCCCTGGGGCCTTGGGGAAGCCAGGCGTGGTGCTGGGCAGTACGAAGCTTCTCGTCACTGCCCTGGGTGGTGTTGGGCCCCTCTCACAGGGACTCGTGATAGAAGACACTTGTGCAATTCCAACGTGATTTCAACATTGTCACCTATATAGGGGCGATTCCTAtgactattatccccattttacatttgaAGGGATACAGTAGATGCAGTATTTTGATCAAGGTCATGCAGGAAGGCGGCAGCGCCAAGACTTTTTGGTTTCAGCTGTTTGCCTTGAAAGATTTCAAACAGAAAAGTAGAACGAATAGTAGAGTGGACACCCGTATGTCCTCCAAAGCAGGTCCAACAATTATGAGTAACTGAGCTGGTTCAGCCTTGAAGAGTCTGCATAAATGGACGTTTATAAAGAACTGTTTATTCATctattgacttttatttattatttgtcacCCAtcccacttttcctcccctgggatCACAGAAGGAAACACAAACGGCTTCACAGAATTAGTAGCCATTTCCCAGTGAGGACTTGATAGagatattttgattcttttatttcttctttttttttttttgcatagggATATTTTTGACAGTGTAAGTGTCCTTTCCGTGAAATTGGGACAGGAGCATAATCCGGCCCATGGGGGGAGCTGTGAGTGAGCTCACCATTGCACAACTTTTTTCTCGGAAACAAACTGTCCATGAGGCCCCTCAGCATCCGGGGGCAAAAGGGCCAAGTACACGGGGGTCTCTGCTCCTTCTTCTGGGCTTTTGGTGGCTGTGGGTCCCGCCATGTCAGTTCTCACCCACCCTGGGCAGCAGGCATTCAGGAGGATCTtgtcccctcctctctgctcacTCAGTTTCCTGGCTTGGATTCTGGACAGGACCGTGACGCCGATCTTCGTCACCCCATAGGCGGTCTCAGGCCAGCCCTCCTTCCTGTGCACCCCGTTCTTTGTGTCTTCCACAAACTTGTTCATGAGCCCCACCAGCTCCTCTTCTGTGATGGTCTCACTTCGAAACTTCTGCTGCAGTTCGGGGCTGCATTTTTTAAGAGAGCTGACACTCACAAAGCTAGACACATTCACCACTCTGcctaaaatacaacacaagtCACGACATAGAAAGGTGAGCACAAGGACAATGAATGCCAAATTCGGGACAGGATTTATGTCCTCGTGTCCTCTTGTCAGAGGACATTAGGGAAGGAAGAGAACGTATTTTGGGAGGGGGTTACTCATTgggttttatctgttttatgatTATAAGTAACCATCTGttatttctaatgtttttaaaaattacacataattattttgaaaattacaggAATGAACTATTTCACTTAAACTCAAGAAATAAGTAACGAAAACGGGAAGAATTCTGTGAATCTACCGCCCAGAACAacttgtgaaaattattttaaaaacttaactatTTAAAGTCTCTGCTAATGGTCCTGAGGGCatacagcaaatgaagaaacttttATTCCCGAATATCTCCAACAACTCAGCTAAGAACAGAGTCTGTTCTGTGGTATTTCAACCATGACctgctccttcctttccccctttctgGCCATAACAATGGAAACGTCACTCTAGGATGGTGCATCTGAGAACACAAGACTATTGTATCTTCCCAAGATGGGTAGGACGTCAGCGTGTCTCATGCCGCTCCTCAGCTACCTGTGGCAGAGGTTCAGTTCCTGGCAAGTGCATTTAGGAGGTGATCCAGCCCTCACTTGTGGGACAAAGGCTCTACCTGGGGCTGGACATCCTGAGAATACTGGAGCCCAGACTGCCCTTTCCCCAGCTTGTTTGTAAGGCAGAAGTATCATGCAAAGCGAGGCAAGCTGACAAGACCAGAGACCACTGCTTCTCTTCCCTCCTAGCTCCTAAAACAGGAGTGTCACAAAGAGAAGTGTCACCATCCCTGCTTCTATCTTCAGACCTGTGGCTTA is a genomic window of Delphinus delphis chromosome 4, mDelDel1.2, whole genome shotgun sequence containing:
- the LOC132424563 gene encoding carbonyl reductase [NADPH] 1 — its product is MSSCARVALVTGANKGIGFAIVRDLCRQFPGDVVLTARNTARGQAAVQQLQAEGLSPRFHQLDIDDLQSIRALRDFLLKEYGGLDVLVNNAGIAFKTVDSTPFHIQAKVTMKTNFFGTQDVCTELLPLIKPRGRVVNVSSFVSVSSLKKCSPELQQKFRSETITEEELVGLMNKFVEDTKNGVHRKEGWPETAYGVTKIGVTVLSRIQARKLSEQRGGDKILLNACCPGWVRTDMAGPTATKSPEEGAETPVYLALLPPDAEGPHGQFVSEKKVVQW